In Fusobacterium nucleatum, the genomic stretch ATTTTCAAGATTATGATTTTTTAGATGGAATAATCAAACAAGAATTTAAAAATATAGAAGAGAAAATTAATAATAGGGAGATTAAAGATGCAATAGGATATATAGTTTTATCAGAGAATGGAGAAAAAATTTTCTTAATAAATGATTATAATAAGAGAATTTCTTCTGGAGGATATAGATTATTGGAAGATCAGAAAGGAAAAAACTACTATAACTATTTAAAAGATAAGATAAAAGGAATGTACAAGCCTAGAGTTAATGTACATTTTGTAAAAAATATAAAGATTGCAGATAAAAACTATTCATTGTTTGCAACAGTGGAATATGAAATAGGAAGTTCAAGAGAGCCTGACACTTTACATAATGGTATTTTGACAAGGATGTGGATAAAAGAAAATGTTTAAAAAGATTTTACCTTTAAGCCATATTGATGATTGCATAGATAGAGATATTAGTAAAAACACTATTCTCAATTTAGAGAATAAATTTTTTAGTATTTTTAAAATTCAAGTTGAAAATATTATAAATGAAGAAGATAGAATAGAAAAATTGGAGGATAGATTGGAAGTTATTTTTCCAAGATATAATTCAGATGATTTTGTATTGAGATATGAAATTTTAAAAAAGGATAGGAAGAAAGAAAATATAGTTGTTTATTTGTTAGATTTATCACTTTTAAATAACTATATTATTGATGATATGAAGGACTATGGTTTTGTTTCAATTATTCCTTCTTTTTTTGTATGTAGAGAGAAGAAAATTTTAAATCATTATTTTAACTTTGATATTAGTGAAACTATGCTAGTTGTAACAGAGTATATGAACAATAATATTCTTGATATTACAACTTTTAAATTATCAAAATCTTCTTTTGATAATGATGAAGAAGTTGATATTGAAGATAAATATAGTATTGCAAATAGTTATTTGGTAAATATTGAAGATGATATAGAAATTATTTTTACAGGAAATAAAATAAATTTTGATGAATTAGATTTAACAAATAAAAATTATTCATATTTTGAAGTTGAAAGTTTAGATTTTACTAAATATCTTAATTTCTTACCTGATGATATAAAAAATAAATACTCTCTTTATTATATAAATATAAAATATTTATATGCTCTTTTGATAATTTCAATTTTGACGCTCTTATCAACAATAATACTATATCATAATATCCATAAGTCAGAGGAGAAGTTGGAACAGTTAGAGATTGAGAGTTCTAGTCTTGAAGATGAAATAAATGAAGCAAGAAATGAAATGGAAGAAATTGAAAAGCAACATAAAGAGTTATTGGAATTTATACAAAAGGAAGAATATAAAGATTTTAAAATAATTTCTCTTTTAGAAGAATTAAGTTATTTATGCCCAAGTGGAGTAAAGATTTCTTCAATAGAATATGATGAAAATAAAATTTTTAATATAGAGGGAAGCACAGGAAAAATTGATAATGTGGTTAAGTTTTTAGAAAATATTACAAATTCTAAAAATTTTAAGTTATATAATTATGACTATATTTTAAGAAAAGAAAATGAAATTGAATTTAAACTTGAAATCAAATATTTTTAGGTGGTTTTATGGACTTAGATTTAAAAAATAAAAATTTAAAAGTAATACTTTTAATTTTCATATATCTTTTAGTTTTTTATTTTCTCATCTTTAAAAATATTTTAAGATTGAGTGAAATAAAAGAATTGGTGGAACAGGAAGATATAAAAATAGGCAAGTTAAATTATGAAAAGAATGTTGTTTTAAAGGCACTTGATATAAAAAGAAAAGATTTTGAAAAGGATAGAGAAAAAATTGAAAATCAGGAAGAAAAATCTGATAAAGATGAATTTGATAATATTCCTAGCTTATTTAATTATATAGAAGAAAAGATTTCCAAAAATAATATTATTTTTCAAAGTTTTGGCAGAAGTAGAAAAGATGGAGATAAGTTAAAAGTAGCTATGTCTTTTTATGGAAGTGAAAGAAATATAAAAAATTTTTTCAGAGAGATAGAAAATGAAAACTATGACATTAATTTTTCTTCTTCATATTTAAAAATCAGTGTAGATAAAAATTTACTAGAAGTAAAAACAACTTTATCTGCTAGTGTTTTAGATAAAACAGAAAAAATAGATAGTCTTATAGACAATAATATAAATAATAAAGATATTTTTAAAAGAACTAATAAAAACTCTGAGGGAGAAGATACTCCATATTCATATATGAGAATAGGAAATAAAACATATTACAGAGTTTCTAAGAAAAAAGTGATTGAAAATAAGAACACAATAGAAAATGAAGAAGATAAAAAGAATAAAAAGAGTGAAGATAAAAAATCTAACAAGAAAGAAGAAAATAAAGAAAATGAAAAAGGTGAGAACAGATGAAAAAATTTGCTTTAATCATATTTTTAATTTTAAATACCTTTATATTTTCCTCTGCTTTAAATCGTGATATAGATATTATAGATATGCCTTTACACGAAGTTTTAGCAGTTTTATCTAAGGAAACAGGAAAGAATTTAATTTGTTCTAAGGAAGCCAAAGATATTGTTATAGATACATATTTCAACAAGGGAGAAGATGTAAATTCAGTTTTACAATTTCTTTCTGAAAGCTATGATTTATCAATGAAAAAAGAAAACAATACTATAATTTTTATGTTACAAAGTGAGAAAAATACTAAAAAAGCTAAAATTATAGGTAAGATAACTTCAAATAATATGGCTTTAAAAAATGCAAAGATAGAATTAAAAGACTTGAATAAAATAGTTTATACAGATAGTAGTGGAAATTATATTATTGATAATATACCCAAAGATGTTTATGTTTGTAAGATTTCAAAGAAAGGTTATGAAGAAAGAGGGGAAATAATAGATACTGTAAAATCAATAAATGTATTAAATGTTGATTTGAAAGAAAATCAAAATAATTATGAGAATAATGATATTTCTAATGATTTATCAAATCCAAACTTCTATGAGATAGATGGGAAATTTTACTATACTAAAACTTTTTCTCTATTCAATGTTTCACCAGATGAAGTTTCAAAAATTTTACACGAAACTTTTGGAGAGAATATAAAGGTGAGTACTTTAAGTAAGGTAAATAAATTGGTTGTAAGTGCAGAAAGGGATATTTTGGAGAATGCTATATCTATAATAGAGGATATAGATAAAAATCCTAAACAAGTGAAAATAACTTCTCAAATTTTAGATATCTCAAATAATTTATTTGAAGAACTGGGCTTTGATTGGGTATATAAGCAAAATGTTGAGAGCCAAGAAAGAAATAGTCTGACAGCAATGATTTTAGGTAAGGCAGGATTAAATGGTGTGGGAAGCACTGTAAATATAGTAAGACAATTCCATAATAAAAGTGATGTATTGAATGTTGGAATAAATTTATTGGAAGCAACCAATGATTTAGTTGTGAGTTCAGTCCCTACTCTTATGATAGCAAGTGGAGAGGAGGGAGAATTTAAAGTAACAGAAGAAGTTGTTGTCGGAATTAAAACTCATAGAGAGGATAAAAAGGATAGATATAGTGAACCTGTTTTCAAGGAAGCAGGATTAATAATGAAGGTTAAACCTTTTATTAAAGATAATGATTATATAATTTTAGAAATCAGTTTAGAATTAAGTGATTTTAAGTTTAAGAAAAATGTTTTAAATTTGAAAGATGTAAATTCTGGAACATATAATTCAGAGGGAGGCTCTAAGGTTGGTAGAGGACTTACAACAAAAGTTAGAGTTAAGAATGGAGATACAATTTTACTAGGAGGATTAAAAAAATCTATACAACAAAATATAGAAAGTAAAATTCCAATTTTAGGAGATATTCCTATAATAAGTTTCTTTTTTAAAAATACTACTAAAAAAAATGAGAACTCTGATATGTACATAAAACTTAAAGTTGAGGTAGATGAGTAAAAATTTTTTTAAAAAATATAATAAATTCATTTTATATTCATTTTTCTACTATATACTTAAAACATATAAGGGAACATAGATAAACCCCTCCCTAATAAAATGAATATGTAGATAGAAAAACCACAAGTCTCTCCCCTCATTTCTTGTGGTTTTTTGTATTTCAATGAATATGGCATAATATAAAAAAATATTTATAAGGAGAAGGATAATAATGAAAAAAGGTATAGGGATAGGAATAGAAGATTATTAGATTTGGAAAAACAAGGTAAAAATGTAAAGGTAAAATATGAAGTCTAAAAATAAAGTATATTCACTTGGTATTCATTTTGACCATGTATACTGAGGGTGTAAGAAGTTAAGAGAGATTATTAGAATTTTTTTTAACTCATAAATATATAAAAAAGAGGAGAGGTAAAATGAAAAAATTATTAATAGTAATGGTAATAGTTTTAGGAAGTTTAGGCTTTTCAACAAGTGTTTTAGCTTCTCAAGCAGTAGCAGAAAATCCAAAGATAACTTCTGAACAAGCAAAAGAAATAGCATTAAAACAGTCTAAAAATGGAAAATTTAAAGAAATAGAATTAAAACATAAAAATGGAGTATTAGTATATGAGGTAGAAATTGCAGAAGGTTTTATGGATAGAAAATTTCTTATAGATGCAAATACAGGAAAAATTTTAAGAGATAAAAAAGATTTCTAATAGTTACCCACCCTAATGAAGTTAATATAGATAGAAAAACCACAAGTTTCCACTAATTCTTGTGGTTTTTATTGTTTTATACTTTTTTAATTTTATAAGTTTTTAAAGATTTTGAAAAGAAATATAAGGTTATAAGTATAAAAAATGAAGATATCCAAATAGTCTTTCCTAAGAAAAATTTTCCTAAAAATATTGATAATGTTGCACCAGTAACAAAGGATAATACCATACTTAAATGACTTAAAGAAATTCTTAATTTATTGCTATCTTTTGTTTTTAAAAATCTAATTAAATTGGCTGATGCCTGTTTCACATGGTTGGTACAAAAAGGAGTAGCCATTCCCATTCCATGTGCTTTTTCAAAAGTATTAAATTGCATTGCTGCAGTAAAAGCTATGCTAAAATTGGTAAACTCAAAAGGAGCAGTTTCAGGAATAAAACCCAAA encodes the following:
- a CDS encoding PilN domain-containing protein produces the protein MFKKILPLSHIDDCIDRDISKNTILNLENKFFSIFKIQVENIINEEDRIEKLEDRLEVIFPRYNSDDFVLRYEILKKDRKKENIVVYLLDLSLLNNYIIDDMKDYGFVSIIPSFFVCREKKILNHYFNFDISETMLVVTEYMNNNILDITTFKLSKSSFDNDEEVDIEDKYSIANSYLVNIEDDIEIIFTGNKINFDELDLTNKNYSYFEVESLDFTKYLNFLPDDIKNKYSLYYINIKYLYALLIISILTLLSTIILYHNIHKSEEKLEQLEIESSSLEDEINEARNEMEEIEKQHKELLEFIQKEEYKDFKIISLLEELSYLCPSGVKISSIEYDENKIFNIEGSTGKIDNVVKFLENITNSKNFKLYNYDYILRKENEIEFKLEIKYF
- a CDS encoding secretin N-terminal domain-containing protein — encoded protein: MKKFALIIFLILNTFIFSSALNRDIDIIDMPLHEVLAVLSKETGKNLICSKEAKDIVIDTYFNKGEDVNSVLQFLSESYDLSMKKENNTIIFMLQSEKNTKKAKIIGKITSNNMALKNAKIELKDLNKIVYTDSSGNYIIDNIPKDVYVCKISKKGYEERGEIIDTVKSINVLNVDLKENQNNYENNDISNDLSNPNFYEIDGKFYYTKTFSLFNVSPDEVSKILHETFGENIKVSTLSKVNKLVVSAERDILENAISIIEDIDKNPKQVKITSQILDISNNLFEELGFDWVYKQNVESQERNSLTAMILGKAGLNGVGSTVNIVRQFHNKSDVLNVGINLLEATNDLVVSSVPTLMIASGEEGEFKVTEEVVVGIKTHREDKKDRYSEPVFKEAGLIMKVKPFIKDNDYIILEISLELSDFKFKKNVLNLKDVNSGTYNSEGGSKVGRGLTTKVRVKNGDTILLGGLKKSIQQNIESKIPILGDIPIISFFFKNTTKKNENSDMYIKLKVEVDE
- a CDS encoding PepSY domain-containing protein, whose protein sequence is MKKLLIVMVIVLGSLGFSTSVLASQAVAENPKITSEQAKEIALKQSKNGKFKEIELKHKNGVLVYEVEIAEGFMDRKFLIDANTGKILRDKKDF
- a CDS encoding YoaK family protein; translation: MDKQKLKNFFDNKEEFAPNERLWLFCMLMLIAGFWGGFTYSLRGRVFVNAQTGNLVFLSLGIASWDTALIKNALATFLAYFCGIITAELISKEINKVSFLIWERILLFFSLIVTICLGFIPETAPFEFTNFSIAFTAAMQFNTFEKAHGMGMATPFCTNHVKQASANLIRFLKTKDSNKLRISLSHLSMVLSFVTGATLSIFLGKFFLGKTIWISSFFILITLYFFSKSLKTYKIKKV